TACGGCCcataatcaaaacatttcatgaaataaacaatgttaaaacatgcaccaccaaacaattaaaacattgtaataaatTGCACATAATATGTGGCGAGCAGGTTTACTGTAACAATgagtttcaacattttaaatctcatcaattatttcatttttttttatatttttcaaaaacgcATTGTTACGTCtggatttcaaaataatgctAGAGATGTTAGTGGATATCGTCACTggaatgaaaaacaaattaccTCCTTCTATTTtctttgtgatttaaaatattttcgcaTTCATCCATCGATTTTGATTTAGATTAAAACAATGAATCTTTCTCCATTCATGAACAATCACTTCTTATTTCGAAAATATGCTAGTGGCGAAAGATAAAGACCCGTGTGATGGTTCAACCATGGGCATAATGCCCCACCCTGGCGAGTGCCAATTGTTCTATAACTGTTCGAGGACCGACTCTCCCTTTTTGCTCGGGAACCACGTACAGGAATGCACCTACCCTGATCTCTTTGACGCAACACTGTTAACCTGTCGTGATTTTAGAGGGGTGGATTGTGGGCCTAGGGTGGAACTTGTCAGCGGCTGTGAGTAGGATTGAATggatatttactttatttttgcGAACTTTTATATAAAGATAACGCAGTTTTGCATTTTGAAGTAACCTTGAAGGAAAAAGTACGAACATGGCATTCTCGGTTCGCATGAACCTGTTATTGAGAGAAAAACATGTAAGTTCAACACGGAACATACAatttagcaataaaacaataaagatcTATAAATCCTTGGGAGAAAAAGCTTACTTGTATGTCAGATTCCAGAAACACATGGCCAAGGTGACAAACATATCTTTGTTACGTTGCTATACGAGTTTTGTTGGAAAACTAAAGATGCGTCCGTGCGGCTATGGTTATAGTGACTGTATGCAAATAActgaattaaaagaaataattttgagGACCACGCGTacaaatatataactttttttgcaatGTCATTTATGCTCCTGTCTCTGAATACTTCAGAAATATCATCCCAAATGTTACAGAATTCCTTTAGTTCATACGGTAGTATATAACAGCAATTTGGTATTTACTTCGGTAAGTTATTGACAAATTCTAAAAAttctcatatttatttatttatttccaaagtCACCTCAATCACATTTTGCACCATGTTCTATCCTTTTAGTAAATCAaattttgtgtttgatatgaCACAAATACACCAacttatttttgtgtatttttcccattttttattttccctGTACTATCAGgacattttctttattaaaggTGAATACAAGAGCAACAAATGCAACGGTAGCCACTGCAAAGCCTGCTACATCCGCTTTCCAAACTGCAAGGGTCTtccagatggtaaaatccctatCAACTGGCAAATGTTCACTCAGTTCTATGCTGAGTGCGAGAAGGGCCGCTTTATTGGCAAACTAGAGTGTCCACAAGGGCTGAAGGGAGTGCCAATGGTTTTCGACCCGTTTCAGGGCGTTTGCGATAAACTGGAAAATGTCATTGCTTCTTCAGCTTAAAACGACCCGGTCACAGATTTCGTGTTgcttataatattttcaaactgaatatTGTGAATTGAACACGATGCGCATTGAATATTTAAACGCGTAACTTATTTCAACGCTTTTCAGCAAAGTGACGGATGCCCTGGCACAtctctcaaatatttttttcatttgaaccgAGAATTTTAACGAAAATTATTCAATGTGCAAAAacgtttgttattttgatactTTTCGGCAAatcaaaaaaaaacattttcaaatatgtattatttgaaTAGAATATTGTAAATTTAACACGAAAACCATCTTATTTGTCCAATAGCAATACAAATTTAAAGCCCGGCAAAAagaattttcaaatatgttttatttgaacagATTATTGTTAGTTCAACACGAAAATCAGTGTCCAACTTACTTAAGACGTTACTAATTTTAATGCTTAAAGTGAAACGCGACCACGTGCGATTTTTCGAGTTATTGTCTAAAAATTGgtatacaaataaacaacataggcacaattagggactgtttttacatttttaatattcgAAACAGACGTCCTAAATATTGACATCGGTGTTATATCTTGAAGACTCGTAGTTTTATAACTGTTTcgaatatattgaaaatgtcaaaacagtcCCTAGTTAAGCGTATGCTTTTTTatgtataccaattttcagacattaactTTGATTTCGCTCAgggtcgcgttccaccttaagaGCATTTTATGTCACATTCTCAGATGtctatttacacaaaaataaaaattatcttaTTACCAAGTCTGTGAGATTCTTTTTAGCAATGTATAAATATGGTATTAAATTCAAAGCA
The sequence above is drawn from the Mya arenaria isolate MELC-2E11 chromosome 14, ASM2691426v1 genome and encodes:
- the LOC128217140 gene encoding uncharacterized protein LOC128217140 — encoded protein: MGLALYSVYVCFILAVESAVAKDKDPCDGSTMGIMPHPGECQLFYNCSRTDSPFLLGNHVQECTYPDLFDATLLTCRDFRGVDCGPRVELVSGCEYKSNKCNGSHCKACYIRFPNCKGLPDGKIPINWQMFTQFYAECEKGRFIGKLECPQGLKGVPMVFDPFQGVCDKLENVIASSA